TCTTAGGGAGCAGCACGGCCTGGATGTTGGGCAGGACGCCGCCCTGAGCGATGGTGACTTTGCCCAGCAGCTTGTTGAGCTCCTCGTCGTTGCGGATGGCCAGCTGCAGGTGACGTGGGATGATGCGGGTCTTCTTGTTGTCCCGGGCCGCGTTACCCGCCAACTCCAGGATCTCAGCCGTCAGGTACTCCAGCACCGCCGCCAGATACACCGGTGCTCCCGCCCCGACCCGCTCGGCATAGTTCCCTTTACGAAGCAGACGGTGCACTCGGCCCACGGGAAACTGAAGTCCAGCCCGCGAAGAGCGGGTCTTGGCCTTAGCTCGAGCCTTGCCACCCTGTTTTCCGCGTCCAGACATTTTAAGTCTAACTACACAacgagcaaaagaaaagaaaatgaaacaggaatTATCTTAACAAATCAGAGGCAATTATACTTGTAAGCCGAATTGTCACTTACGCCGTTTGATTGGCTGAAGTGTCTTCAAGGTAGCAACCAATTAAAAACGAAACCTGACAGCACGTAATTTGCATACCGCCATATTAATCACCAAACGTATCCAATCAGATTGCAGGATTTTACATACCATATTTGCATACAACTTCTACAAATATCAGGACCAATGTAACGACAGCACCGTTTTTACTTTGATTGGACTTTAAGTCCTTTGTTAGCTATGCCTGAACCAGCCAAATCCGCTCCTGCCCCTAAAAAGGGTTCTAAAAAGGCTGTGACTAAGGCCCAGAAGAAGGACGGCAAGAAACGCAAGCGCAGCCGCAAGGAGAGCTACTCCGTGTACGTGTACAAGGTGCTGAAACAAGTCCATCCGGACACCGGTATCTCGTCCAAGGCCATGGGCATCATGAACTCTTTTGTCAATGACATCTTTGAGCGCATCGCGGGCGAGGCGTCTCGCCTGGCACATTACAACAAGCGCTCGACCATTACATCCAGGGAGATCCAGACCGCCGTGCGCCTACTGCTGCCCGGGGAGCTGGCCAAGCATGCGGTGTCTGAGGGCACTAAGGCTGTCACTAAGTACACCAGCTCCAAGTGATCCCGAAAAAGGGGCGTTTTTCATGTTTGAttccaaaggctcttttaagAGCCACCCAGTTTTTCAGTAGAAGCGTTGTAACAACTACTGATTGCCAAAATTGggtttttttggctttttttttttttttttcctttcactgctCACTAGCTCAAGTCTAGCCAAATGTGGACATGCAAGTATCATCTGAACATCTGAACTGGTGTGATAGTGGGACTTACAAACTGAAATCATGAAAAGAGCAGCTTTAGTTTTACAATGCTGCTTTTTTATCAGTGTAAGGTGGGCTTGTCAGGTCCGTAGTGGACAAGGTGATCGGAGCGTACTGGACGCAGGGCCAAGCGGTTCCAAACACCAGACCAACCAAGGTGCATGCAGTGGGGGAAACATCCCCGCTGTGGGCAGAGCCTGTGACAGGCTGACCAGGGTAAGCGGAGAGGCACCGCAGTCTGCTGCAATCTCCCAGGAGCTAGTGTACGcatccattttacaggtgaggagatgCGATTTGGTGGGGAGCAGCACCTGCTCACAGCCCAAGAACCGGCAGGCTTCCCACTCCCAGAGTGTCCAGGCGCTGACAGGTCTTGCTGAGCAGTAGAGAGCTAAAGCTCCCACCCTCACCTCACCCAGCAGTCCCACCTCAAACCCAAAATTTCCAGCCAGTACAGCACCTGGGAGGCAGTTCTGGGCCCTTTCCAGTCGAGGAAGCAGAGCATGGCAGGGGAAGGCCAGGCCTGCCCAGGATCTGAAGGCTTGGATGCAGAACCCACCCACCAGCTTCTTCTGCTGGAGGTCCCCTGTGTTCAGGGTGTGGTCCTGGCTGTGACACCAGGAGCAGGCTGACCTCATGTGACCTGTGCTATATAGGAGATGCAATGCAATGCTTCTTGTATTAGTGTTGTGGTAAGAAAATGTACATGTATTCAATTTATTTGCTTAAAGCAAtataacttttcaaaatattaatggCACCAAGGCAATTAATGAACATACTGGTTGAAAAGTGAGCATCACGGTTTCCAGAATTTAGTTGTAAAGAGAATTTGTCCAAGGTTTCTCTAATGAAAAGTTAGACCATTGCCAAACTACCATATTGGGTTTCATAACACTGGCAGTTCAGGAAAGAAATGCCCAGAAGGTATTTTGGTGCATCCTCTCCCTTAAACTATGTTACTTTCTCCCAAGGtggatttcatatttttttcatctcggtcaacaaaaaaattaatggaaacacaattcctATGTCATTCCAGTTACCAACACTCTCCTGTCATGTGAACACACATATAACAGTCGTTATAACTTATCCTTTTTCATAATTACAAACCTGggagtgtgtgtgcttagtcaccagtcatgtctaattctttgcgacttctggactttagcccaccagactcttctgtgcatgggattctccagccaagactactggagtgggttaccatactCTCCCTCAGGGGTTCTTCCAAGACCAGAGACCCAACCCTTCTgtcccaagtctcctgccttgcaggcagattttttactgctgagccaccagagaagccccatttacaAACATGCTTAAGGTTATAAACCGCTATAAATGACATCCCATATTGAACAAATGCTAGgagtgtattttaaaatactttaggaTTTCAACCCTGGTAGGAAAAAAGCCATAAAAGCCTAATAACATTGTGTAAATTACTTTCTCATGAATCTCAGGCTTCCCACCCAAAGCACAACACTTACGTTTACAacacaacatacacaaaaatgtaTGCAAATATTCAAATAACACAATATacataaagaagaaaagcaactatatatattacataatatatatttaaataataaatgcaaatatattatataatatatactgaaAGAATGAAAACTAAACGATATATCTGTGCTTAAGACTTCATATTATTGTAAATAGCCAATTTTTGCTTTCTGTAGTCCCAGCGGTAAATATCTAAAGCAGGCCTACTCCATGAGCTCTAGTGGAGTATACAAACTCCCAGAAATTACATACAATAGTGTGTCCATATGTTCCTCCTCCCACCAAAAGCACAATATATAGCATtctgtcaaattttaaaaatactttcatttaCTGTGCTAGATACAATGATGCCTCTGCAATTTTGTCTACCTTTTCATCTCTGTAGTGTATGAATATGTTGGGACACATAACAAATGGGAATTAA
The sequence above is a segment of the Capra hircus breed San Clemente chromosome 23, ASM170441v1, whole genome shotgun sequence genome. Coding sequences within it:
- the LOC102181640 gene encoding histone H2A type 1 — its product is MSGRGKQGGKARAKAKTRSSRAGLQFPVGRVHRLLRKGNYAERVGAGAPVYLAAVLEYLTAEILELAGNAARDNKKTRIIPRHLQLAIRNDEELNKLLGKVTIAQGGVLPNIQAVLLPKKTESHHKAKGK
- the LOC102181912 gene encoding histone H2B type 1, whose protein sequence is MPEPAKSAPAPKKGSKKAVTKAQKKDGKKRKRSRKESYSVYVYKVLKQVHPDTGISSKAMGIMNSFVNDIFERIAGEASRLAHYNKRSTITSREIQTAVRLLLPGELAKHAVSEGTKAVTKYTSSK